The Antarcticibacterium flavum genome contains the following window.
TAACTTTTAACCGCGCCCTTGAACTATATAATAATGAGCAGTACCTGGCGGCCCAAAAACTGTTTGATGATGTAAAGGGAAAAACCCGGGATGAGAAAATAGAATCTGATGCTGCCTATTATATCGCCAACGCAGCAGTACGCCTTGGACAACCGGGTGCCGATAAGTTGATGGAGAATTTCGTTGAACGATATCCTACCAGCACCAAGCGTAACTCTGCTTTCATAGACGTGGCCGATTATTACTTCGAGACCGGCAAATATTCCCTTGCCAGGAGATGGTACGACAGGGTTGATGAGAAAGGAATGAGCAGGGCAGAGAAGCAGCGCTATTATTTTAATAACGGTTATGCCTATTTCACTACCAACCAGTATGAGGAGGCTCAAAAATACTTTAACAGGGTAAGAGATTCAAAGGAATATGGCTCGCAGGCAAAATATTATCTTGGATATATGGCCTATGAAGGAGATGATTATGAGGAAGCCAATGAGCTTTTTGAAGAAGTAAAAGATAATGACCGTTACCAGGAAAACCTTTCTTATTTCCAGGCCGATATGAACTTTAAACTGGGGAATTTTCAGAAGGCTATCGAGCAGGGGCTGGAGCAATTGCCAAAATCCAACAGAAATGAGATCTCCCAGTTGAATAAGATCATAGGGGAGAGTTATTTTAACCTTGGGGAGTATGAAAAGGCTATTCCATACCTTCAGGAATATAAAGGGCTTAGAGGAAAATGGACCAATACAGATTATTACCAGCTGGGTTACGCTTATTTCCAGCAGGGAAATTACGAGGCAGCCATTTCAGAATTCAATAAGATCATAGATGGTAATAATGCAATTGCCCAGAATGCCTATTATCACCTTGCCCAGTCTTACCTGGAGCTTGACCAAAAACAACAGGCACTTAACGCATTTAAGAATGCCAGTGAAATGGCTTTCGAAGCAAAGATCCAGGAAGATGCTTTTCTTAATTACGCCAAACTGGGATATGAAATAGGGAACAGCTATACCAACCCATCCCAGGTATTCATAAATTATCTTGAAAAATATCCCAACTCCCCACAGAGGGAAGAGATGGAAAGTTTGCTTATAGATTCCTTTATCACTTCAAAGAATTACCGCGAGGCAATGAACCTTCTTGAAAACAACAGGAACTTTAGTGACAAAGTTGCTTACCAAAAAGTAGCTTATTACTACGGGCTGGAACTTTACGGGGAGGAGAATTACCGGGAAGCAAGTGTAAACTTTGATAAGTCCTTAACAGAAAGAAGGGACCCTGTTATCACTGCCAAGGCAACTTTTTGGAAGGCTGAAAGCGATTTTAACCTTAACAGGATAAGGGAAGCCCTTGTAGGTTACAGGGAATTTCAGGGAATGAGTGGAGCGCAGGGTACTGCTGAAATGGAAAATATAGATTACAATATTGCCTATGCCTATTTCAAGCAAAAGGAATATGATCGCGCCATTGATTTCTTCAAACGCTTCTCAAGTGATAATTCAAAGGACAAAGTGAGAAGGAACGATGCTCTTACAAGACTTGGAGATACCTATTTTGTGACCAGCCAGTACTGGCCAGCAATAGAAGCCTATGATAAGGTGATCCAAATGAACCTTGGAAGAGTAGATTATGCTGCTTACCAAAAAGCTATAAGCTATGGATTCGTAAACAGGAATGACAGCAAGATCGAAAGCCTTAATAGCTTCATCAACAAATACCCGCGGTCCTCTTACAGCGATGATGCCCTATATGAGCTTGGAAATACTTATTTGGCGATGGAAAATACATCCAGGGCTGTAGATACTTATTCCAGGCTTATCAATGATATGAGAGAAAGTCCTTTTGTGCCACAGGCAATGTTAAAACAAGGACTTATATATTATAACAGCAACCAAAATGATAAAGCACTCGAGAGATTTAAAGGAGTGGTGTCAGATTTCCCTAACTCCCCGGAATCTATGCAGGCTGTTTCCACTGCCAGGCTGGTTTATATTGATATGGGACGTACAGATGAATATGCGAGCTGGGTGAAAAATGTTGATTTCGTAGAAGTAACAGATGCTGATCTTGATAACACCACTTTTGAAGCTGCAGAGAAGCAATACCTTAATAATAATACTGCAGCAGCTAAAACTGCCTTCCAGAGGTATTTGCAAAGTTTTCCAAATGGATTACACTCCCTAAAGAGTAACTTCTACCTGGCGCAATTATATTTTAGGGATGACCAGAAGGATGATGCGGTCAAGCATTACAGGTTTGTGGTGGAAAGGCCCAGAAGTGAATTTTCTGAGCAGGCATTGGCGAGATTATCACAAATATACCTGGAGAAGAGAAATTACAAGGAAGCCGTGCCACTTCTTAAAAGGTTGGAAGCTGAAGCCAGTTTTGATCAAAATAAGGTCTACGCTCAATCCAATCTTATGAAATCCTATTATGAGCTCAAGGATTTCAATCAGGCCGAAGCGTATGCTGAAAAGGTGCTGGCAAACCCCTCAATTGAGAATAATGTGAAGAGTGATGCCCAGATCATGGTGGCCCGCGCAGCTATGCAAAGCGGAAATGAGAATAAGGCCCGAAATGCCTATGCCGAGGTCCTGAAGATCGCAACAGGCGAACGAGCGGCAGAAGCATTATATCACGATGCCTATTTCAAGCACAAGGCCGGGAACTTTAAAGAGTCCAATGAAGCCGTACAAAAGCTGGCTAAGGATTATTCAGGTTATAAATTCTATGGAGCCAAAGGCCTGGTGCTTATGGCAAAGAACTTCTATGCTCTTAAAGATGCTTACCAGGCAACTTATATTCTTGACAACGTGATCAAGAACTTTAAGGAATTCCCAGACGTGGTGGACGAAGCACAAAAAGAGCTTAAGCGAATTAAAGCTATGGAGGCACGTACAAATGCATCTGTAGAACCCAACAACTAATCTATTTAAAACTAACAATTAAGAACTTCTCTATGCAAATTCTTTCTATCAAAAGAAGCCTGTTTCTCTTTGCTTTTTTGTCATCAGGTTTCCTTTTTGCACAGGACCGCCCGCTTGGCAGTGAAACAGTAATAGTGGTGAAACCATACACCCCCTCTGTAAATGATGCATTCAAAATACGGGAAACCCTCAGCGCCAGTGATTCTGTAAGGCTGGAGAAGAAATCCCTCCAGTACAGAATATTTTCTGTGCCTGTAGCTTCAACTTTTACTCCCTCAAAAGGACAGGCCACAAAGGTGGAAAGGGCTCAAAGGGTGAAATTGTATAATAATTACGCCACCCTGGGATTCGGAACCTATTCCAATATCCTGGCAGAATTCTACAGCAATATCGAGGTGAACAGGAGTGATAATTTTGGGGTCTTTTTAACCCATAATTCCTCACAGGGAGGAATAGAAGGGGTGAGGCTGGATGATAAATTCTATAATACCCAGCTTAATCTTAATTACAACTCCCGTAACAGGAACAGCTCCTGGAATACAGAGGTAGGCCTGCAGCACCAGCTATTCAACTGGTATGGCCTGCCGGAGGGGATACAGCTGTCACAGGAGATGATAAATTCTATAGATCCGCAACAAAATTATTACTCAGCTTTTGTGGGCGGGGAATTGGAATTATATGATTCATTTTTTGAAAACGCAACAGCAGGGTACAGATTTTTTGGGGATGCCTATCAAAGTGCTGAACATCATTTCAAGACAGACGCTGTTTTTGAATTGAATATTGCCGATGAACTAATCACCACTACCTTTCAAGGAGATTTTATCTCGGGGAGTTTCGAGGAAGATCCTATGTTTACAGGTACCGGGGTAAATTATAGCTTTCTGAACGTGGGGCTAACACCAAGTTTACTTATTTTAAGAGATGACCTAACTCTTAATCTGGGAGTATCGCTTTTTTATTCCCTGAATGCTGAGAATAGTAAGAACAGTATTTATCTCTATCCAAGTGTAACGGCAAGTTACAGACTTGGTGGTGATTACTTCATTCCTTATGCAGGAGTTGAAGGAACCCTGCAACAAAATTCTTATTACAGGCTGGCCCAGGAGAATCCATATGTATCTCCTAGCCTTGACATACAACCTACAGATAGGCCTTACGACGCTTATCTGGGTGCCAAAGGAAAGCTTTCTAACAGCATTGGATATAACTTTCGGGCAAATTACATAAGCGAATACAACAGGCCATTATATTATAAGAACAGCTATGCCTTTTCCAATGGTGAAGACTACAGCTTTGGAAACTCATTCGGTGTATTTTTTACCGATCTAACCACCCTCTCGGTATATGGAGAGATCAATGTTGATGTGAACAGGAACTTCAGGCTTGGATTAAATGCCGCTTACTTCGATTACTCTGCAGATAACCAGACAGAAGCCTGGAATTTACCAGATTTTCGTGCCAACATCCTGGCCGATTACCAGATAACCGATAAATGGTTTGCCGGGGCAAATGTATTCTTTGTTGGTGAAAGAAAGGATTTTACTTCCTCATTATCGGGGGAAAATGAAGTGCCGCGTATTGTTACCCTTGACAGTTATATCGATCTTAACGCTAATATTGGCTACAGGTTCAATGATCAACTCTCTATTTTTGCAAGGGGTCACAACCTTCTGGGAGATAACTATGAGAGATGGCAGGACTTCCCGGTACAGGGAATACAGGTACTTGCAGGGGCGACTTATAAATTCGATTGGTAATCCATAAATAAAAGATGAAAACGGCTGCTTTTGGCGGCCGTTTCCATTTCTGTTGTATATTGGACGTGATTAAGAGGGAAGGCAATATTGCTATTCCCTTTTTTTAATTTTAATAAATCCGGAAATTGAATGAATCGATTAAATATCAGTGTTTTATGTATGCAGTTCAACAAGTATTCTTAACAATAAAAAAACATTGAAAATATAATTATCTACAATTAAGACTGTAATATTGTACCCTCAAATCGAGGAATTATAACCATTCCATAACTTTAGCTTTATAAATGGCAAAATTTAAACGTAGTGACAGGTCCAGGCCCTATTTGAACATTCTGGATTTCATGGTCCAGGAAAAAACCTTCCTGGGTATCGTAATAGTTGGAATTATTATGGCCGGGATATTTACCGGTAACACCCAGGCCGCGATGTGGATTGGGTTCTTTTTTGCTGCCTATGCAACGGTTGCAAATGACAGTATCCAGTCCCTTGGAACTTTTATTGAAAGTAATAAAAATAGAAGCTGGTGGATCTTATGGCTTTTCGTAGGTACCATTTTCCTGGGAGTAGTAACTTTTAGCTGGTTATATTTTGAC
Protein-coding sequences here:
- a CDS encoding TonB-dependent receptor; translation: MQILSIKRSLFLFAFLSSGFLFAQDRPLGSETVIVVKPYTPSVNDAFKIRETLSASDSVRLEKKSLQYRIFSVPVASTFTPSKGQATKVERAQRVKLYNNYATLGFGTYSNILAEFYSNIEVNRSDNFGVFLTHNSSQGGIEGVRLDDKFYNTQLNLNYNSRNRNSSWNTEVGLQHQLFNWYGLPEGIQLSQEMINSIDPQQNYYSAFVGGELELYDSFFENATAGYRFFGDAYQSAEHHFKTDAVFELNIADELITTTFQGDFISGSFEEDPMFTGTGVNYSFLNVGLTPSLLILRDDLTLNLGVSLFYSLNAENSKNSIYLYPSVTASYRLGGDYFIPYAGVEGTLQQNSYYRLAQENPYVSPSLDIQPTDRPYDAYLGAKGKLSNSIGYNFRANYISEYNRPLYYKNSYAFSNGEDYSFGNSFGVFFTDLTTLSVYGEINVDVNRNFRLGLNAAYFDYSADNQTEAWNLPDFRANILADYQITDKWFAGANVFFVGERKDFTSSLSGENEVPRIVTLDSYIDLNANIGYRFNDQLSIFARGHNLLGDNYERWQDFPVQGIQVLAGATYKFDW
- a CDS encoding tetratricopeptide repeat protein; the encoded protein is MTRKFASVFFGFFLSVSTMVAQQTAAYTNELVTFNRALELYNNEQYLAAQKLFDDVKGKTRDEKIESDAAYYIANAAVRLGQPGADKLMENFVERYPTSTKRNSAFIDVADYYFETGKYSLARRWYDRVDEKGMSRAEKQRYYFNNGYAYFTTNQYEEAQKYFNRVRDSKEYGSQAKYYLGYMAYEGDDYEEANELFEEVKDNDRYQENLSYFQADMNFKLGNFQKAIEQGLEQLPKSNRNEISQLNKIIGESYFNLGEYEKAIPYLQEYKGLRGKWTNTDYYQLGYAYFQQGNYEAAISEFNKIIDGNNAIAQNAYYHLAQSYLELDQKQQALNAFKNASEMAFEAKIQEDAFLNYAKLGYEIGNSYTNPSQVFINYLEKYPNSPQREEMESLLIDSFITSKNYREAMNLLENNRNFSDKVAYQKVAYYYGLELYGEENYREASVNFDKSLTERRDPVITAKATFWKAESDFNLNRIREALVGYREFQGMSGAQGTAEMENIDYNIAYAYFKQKEYDRAIDFFKRFSSDNSKDKVRRNDALTRLGDTYFVTSQYWPAIEAYDKVIQMNLGRVDYAAYQKAISYGFVNRNDSKIESLNSFINKYPRSSYSDDALYELGNTYLAMENTSRAVDTYSRLINDMRESPFVPQAMLKQGLIYYNSNQNDKALERFKGVVSDFPNSPESMQAVSTARLVYIDMGRTDEYASWVKNVDFVEVTDADLDNTTFEAAEKQYLNNNTAAAKTAFQRYLQSFPNGLHSLKSNFYLAQLYFRDDQKDDAVKHYRFVVERPRSEFSEQALARLSQIYLEKRNYKEAVPLLKRLEAEASFDQNKVYAQSNLMKSYYELKDFNQAEAYAEKVLANPSIENNVKSDAQIMVARAAMQSGNENKARNAYAEVLKIATGERAAEALYHDAYFKHKAGNFKESNEAVQKLAKDYSGYKFYGAKGLVLMAKNFYALKDAYQATYILDNVIKNFKEFPDVVDEAQKELKRIKAMEARTNASVEPNN